ATATTGAAACCTATAACTGACATATGCTACTTCTTTACAGCCACGAACGGCATCGTCCTCGCTACAGAAAagaaatcctcctcccccctcgccgaCCCCTCgtccctctccaaaatcagcctcatcacccccaacattGGCATGGTCTACTCGGGCATGGGCCCCGACTACCGAGTCCTCGTCGACCGCGCCCGCAAAGTCTCCCACACGGGCTACAAGCGCATCTACAATGAATACCCCCCCACCCGCATTTTAGTCCAAGACGTCGCCCGCGTCATGCAAGAAGCCACACAATCTGGTGGTGTCCGTCCCTACGGTGTCTCTCTCCTCATTGCCGGTTGGGATGAGGGTATCCTcccagaggaggagattgaggcgaaggagggcgaggagggcaagaagcTGAGCGGGAAGACGGGTGGTATCTTGAAGGGCGGGCCGATGTTGTATCAGGTCGATCCCTCGGGGAGTTACTTTCCCTGGAAGGCGACGGCGATTGGGAAGAGTGCGACGACGGCGAAGACATTTTTGGAGAAGAGGTAcacggaggggttggagctggaggatgcGGTGCATATTGCGCTTTTGACGTTGAAGGAGACGattgagggggagatgaatGGGGAAACTATTGAGATTGGTgggttttgttgctgttgttttgCTGCATCAAGAGTATTTACTGACATTTGCGACAATAGGTATCGTCGGACCCCCAGCAgaccacctcctcggcgtcgAGGGCGTCGAAGGGGCGGTGGGACCCCGCTTCCGGAAGCTCACCCCccaggagattgaggatTATCTCACGAATCTATGATTTGGGGGAATAGTTTTGTGTgttgttttttctctcttgacgacgatgaaTGATATGGGAGCGCGTTCTTCTCAAGGTGATTCTCTGCGGGGCATGTTTG
The window above is part of the Podospora bellae-mahoneyi strain CBS 112042 chromosome 3, whole genome shotgun sequence genome. Proteins encoded here:
- the PRE8 gene encoding Proteasome subunit alpha type-2 (EggNog:ENOG503NTZH; MEROPS:MER0004996; COG:O; BUSCO:EOG092645G0): MADRYSFSLTTFSPSGKLVQIEYALNAVNQGVTALGIKATNGIVLATEKKSSSPLADPSSLSKISLITPNIGMVYSGMGPDYRVLVDRARKVSHTGYKRIYNEYPPTRILVQDVARVMQEATQSGGVRPYGVSLLIAGWDEGILPEEEIEAKEGEEGKKLSGKTGGILKGGPMLYQVDPSGSYFPWKATAIGKSATTAKTFLEKRYTEGLELEDAVHIALLTLKETIEGEMNGETIEIGIVGPPADHLLGVEGVEGAVGPRFRKLTPQEIEDYLTNL